The genomic interval TCCCGGTCGCGGCGATCCTCGACTCCAACTGCGATCCGGACGGCATCACCTATCCGGTGCCGGGCAACGACGATGCCGGCCGCGCGATCACGCTGTACTGCGACCTGATCGCCCGCGCCGCCATCGACGGCATCTCGCGCGCCCAGGGCAACATGGGCATGGACATCGGCGCGTCGGAAGTGGCGCCGGTCGAAACCGTCCTGGCGGACGAAGGCGCTGAAGTCGCGTCTGAAGAAACTGCCACAGATGCCTGATTTCCATGAATGCGGCGGCCAGCCCGCCGCATTCTCTTCCAGTCGCTGACGGTGACCGGCCAGGGTCGGCAACCGTCATACGCGTGCGGCAGCCTTAGGGTAGACCGCGCGCATCCGTAACTCCCATCCACGAGGCTATCGATGAGCATCACCGCAGCGATGGTAAAGGACCTCCGCGAGAAGACCGGCGCGGGCATGATGGACTGCAAGACCGCCCTCAGCGAGACCGGCGGCGACATGGAGGCGGCGATCGACTGGCTGCGCACCAAGGGTCTTGCCAAGGCGGCCAAGAAGGCCGGCCGCGTGGCGGCCGAGGGCCTGGTCGGCGTCGCTTCTGAAGGCAGCAAGGCGGCGGTCATCGAGCTGAACTCCGAGACCGACTTCGTCGCCCGCAACGAGGGCTTCCAGAAGCTCGTGCGCGACGTCGCCTCCGTGGCGGTGTCGAGCGAAGGTGGCCTCGACGCGCTCGCCTCAGCACCCTACCCGGGCAGCGGAAAGACCGTCGACGAGGCGATCAAGGACGCGATCGCGACCATCGGCGAGAACATGACCCTGCGTCGCGCCGCTGCGCTGTCGGTGTCGGCCGGCGTCGTCGCCACCTACGTGCACAGCGCCGTCTCCGAGGGCCTGGGCAAGATCGGCGTCCTGGTCGCGCTGGAATCCTCCGGCGATGCGGACAAGCTGAACGGCCTCGGCAGGCAGATCGCCATGCACATCGCCGCGACCAGCCCTCTGGCGCTCAACGTCGACGAGCTGGATCCGGCCGTGGTCGAGCGCGAGCGTTCGGTGTTCACCGAGCAGGCGCGCGAGTCGGGCAAGCCGGACAACATCATCGAGAAGATGGTCGAAGGCCGCATCCGCAAGTTCTACGAGGAAGTGACGCTGGTGAAGCAGGCCTTCGTCATCGATCCGGACAAGACCGTCGAGCAGGCGGTCGAGGCGCTGGCGAAGGAACTCGGCACGCCGGTCAAGCTGGTCGGCTTCGTTCGCTTCGCCCTCGGCGAGGGGATCGAGAAGGAGGAAACGGACTTCGCGGCCGAGGTGGCAGCAGCCACCGGCCAGTAAGGTCCAGGAAAGAGGGCGCCGGAACTTCCGGCGCCCTTTTTGTAGATACGGTTTCCTCAGTTCGAAAAGGCGCGACCATGACCGAACCCCTCCGCTGGCGACGCATCCTCCTGAAACTGTCCGGCGAAGCGCTGATGGGATCGCAGCCGTTCGGCATCGATCCGGCGGTGGTCGAGCGGATCTCGGTGGAGATCGCCGACGCGGTCAAGCTCGGTGCGCAGGTCGGGGTGGTGGTCGGCGGCGGCAACATCTTTCGCGGCGTTGCGGTAGCGGCCAAGGGCGGCAACCGGGTCACCGGCGACCACATGGGCATGCTGGCGACGGTGATGAACAGCCTGACGCTGGCCGATGCGCTGCGCCGGCGCGGCGTGCCGGCGCGCGTGCTGTCGGCGGTTCCGGTGCCGTCGATCTGCGAGACCTTCACCCAGCGTGGGGCCGACCGCTACATGGAGGACGGCGACGTCATCGTGTTCGCAGGCGGCACGGGCAACCCGTTCTTCACCACCGATTCGGGCGCCGCATTGCGCGCCGCCGAGATGCAGTGCGACGCGTTCCTGAAGGGAACCCAGGTCGACGGCGTCTATTCGGAAGACCCGAAGATCAACCCGGACGCCGAGCGCTACACCCAGCTCAGCTTCGAGGAGGTCATCCAGCGGAACCTGAAAGTGATGGATACCACGGCCATCGCGCTTGCCCGCGACAACTCGATCCCGATAATCGTGTTCTCGATTCACACGCCCGGCGCCCTGGTCGACGTGCTGCAGCAGCGGGGCCGGTATACCCTGGTCAGCGATTGAGCCGAAAACCCGGGTTTCTCTTGTCTTGGAAAAAGACTATGCCATGGTTGCAGCGCGGTTCCGCCGGGCCGCGGCACCAATGAACAACAAAGCGAGGACAACATGCCGGTAGATGGTGTCGACCTTGGAGATCTCGAGCGCCGCATGCAGGGCGCGCTCAGCGTGCTGAAGACCGAACTCGCCGGCCTGCGCACGGGCCGGGCCTCGTCGAGCATGATGGACGCCATCGTGGTCAACGCCTACGGCCAGTCCATGCCAATCAACCAGGTCGCGACGGTCAGCGTGCCAGAGCCGCGCATGGTCGCGGTGCAGGTGTGGGACAAGAGTATGGTCGGAGCCGTCGAGAGGGCGATCCGCGAGTCGAACCTCGGCCTCAATCCGGTGGTCGACGGCCAACTGCTGCGCCTGCCGATCCCCGAGCTGAACCAGGAGCGGCGGCAGGAACTGATCAAGGTCGCGCACAAATACGCCGAACAGGCGAAAGTCGCGATCCGGCACGTGCGCCGCGACGGCATGGACATGATCAAGAAGCTGGAGAAGGACGGCGCCATCAGCCAGGACGACAGCCGGGTTGCCGCCGACGACGTGCAGAAGCTGACCGACCGAGAGATTGCCGAGGTCGATTCCATGCTGGAGAAGAAGCAGCAGGAAATTTCCCAGGTCTGAGGCCGCCCACCGGCGGCTTTGAGGGTTTTCATGACAGTTCGCCCCGATCTTAGCTCAGAGACGCCGGAGGGCTGCGCGCGGCCCGCCGGCCGTCCCCGGCACGTGGCGCTGATCATGGACGGCAACGGCCGTTGGGCGCAGGCGCGCGGCCTGCCGCGCACGGAAGGGCACCGGCACGGACTGGAGGCGCTGCGCGCCACCATCCGCCGAGCCGCAGAGGTCGGCATCGACTACGTCACGGTGTTCAGCTTCTCGTCGGAAAACTGGGCGCGGCCGGACGGCGAGGTGAGCTATCTGATGGGGCTGCTGCGCCGCTTCGTGCAGCGCGACCTGTCCGAGATCCACCAGGCCAACATCCGCGTGCGCGTCATCGGCGCGCGCGAAGGGCTCGAACCCGGAATCCGCGGCCTGCTCGAGGAGGCCGAGACCCTGACGCGCGCCAACACCGGCATGACGCTAGTGGTTGCCTTCAACTATGGCGGACGCGACGAACTGGTGCGCGCGGTGAAGGCGCTGGCCGAGGACGTCGCCCAGGGCCGGCTCAGGCCGGAGGCGATCACCGAGGATGACATTTCCCGCCGACTCGACACGGCCGGGATCCCCGATCCGGACCTGATCATCCGCACCAGCGGTGAGCTGCGCCTGTCCAATTTCCTGCTGTGGCAGGCAGCCTACACCGAATTCTACTTCTCGCCGGTGCTGTGGCCCGATTTTGACGCCGCCGCTTTCGACGACGCTCTGACGGCCTTCGCCGAGCGGGATCGCAGGTACGGTGGCCTGTCGGCCAAGATCCGCTGACCGCCATGGCCGGCGACCAGACCAGTCCCGAACCCGCTGGCCGGCCCGCGTCGGACCTGCGGCTGCGCGTCCTCTCGGCGCTGGTGCTCGGGCCGGCGGCGCTCGCCATCGCCTATCTCGGAGGGCCGATCTTCGCGGCGCTGGTGCTCGCCGGTGGCATCCTGTTTCTGCGCGAATGGCTGGTAATCGTTGGCGAAACGCCGGCTGGACGGGCCGCGCTTGCCGGCTATGCGGTGGTGGCGGCGACGGCCGTTCTGGCCTACTACGGCGAGGCAGTGGCGGCTGTGGCCGTCACCCTCGCCGCGGGCCTGCTGCTCTATGGCCTGTCAGGGGTGCGCCCGCTCGGACGCTGGAGCGCGGAAGGCCTGCTCTATGCCGGTCTTGCCGTCGTCGCCCTGATTGTCGAGCGCCAGGGCGTGCAGGGCGACTTCTTTGTGCTCTACCTGATTGCCGTGGTCTGGACGACCGACATCGCGGCCTATTTCGTCGGCCGCAGCGTCGGCGGGCCGCGGCTGTGGCCGCGAGTGTCGCCGAAGAAGACCTGGGCGGGCGCCATCGGCGGCCTGGTGCTGGGCGCCGGCGCGGGGGCCGGGCTCGCGCTCGTCTTCGGGCGCGCGGACATCCTCCACTGGCTGGCGCTGGCGGTTTTCCTGTCGGCGGTGTCACAGGGCGGGGATTTGCTGGAATCGGCCGTCAAGCGCCGTTTTGGCGTCAAGGATTCCGGCGCGCTGATCCCCGGCCACGGCGGCCTTATGGACCGGGTCGACGGACTGGTCGCCGCCGCCATCGCCGCCGCAGTGCTCGGCCTGCTTCTGGGCGGTGCGCCGGCGGACCCGATCGCCGGCATCGGCCTCACCTGAGACAACGACACCAAGCGGCAGATGGACCATACGACGCTGAACAACACGCAGGCTTCCGCTTCACCGGCTGACCGGCCGCTGCGGCTCGTCATACTCGGGGCGACCGGCTCGATCGGGCGCAGCACGCTGGACATCGTCGCACGCGAGCCGGAGCGTTTCGAGGTCGTCGCTCTGGTTGCAGACCGCAACGCGGCGGCACTCGCCGGCCTTGCGCGCTCGGTCAGGGCCGGCTTCGCCGCGCTGGCCAGCGAGGACAGGGGGGCGGAACTTGCCGCCGCGCTCGCTGGCAGCGGCATCGCCTGTGGGGCAGGGGCAGGGGCGGTCCTCGACGCGGTGTTGCGGCCGGCCGACATGGTCGTTGCCGCGATCGTCGGCTCGGCCGGGCTGACGCCGACCTTCGCGGCAGTCGCCGCCGGCCGCACGGTGGCGCTCGCCAACAAGGAGTGCCTGGTATGCGCCGGCGAGCTGTTCATGGGCGAGGCGCGGCGCACCGGCGCGACAGTGCTGCCGGTTGATTCGGAGCACAACGCCATCTTCCAGGTGCTGGAGACCCATAATGCCGCAGAGGTCGAAAAGATCATCCTGACGGCCTCTGGCGGACCGTTCCGGCGCCTGTCCCTGGAGGCGATGCGCACGGTCACGGCTGAGCAGGCGCTCAAGCATCCCAACTGGGACATGGGCAGCAGGATCAGCATCGACAGTGCTACCTTGATGAACAAGGGCCTGGAGGTCATCGAAGCGTCGCATCTGTTCCCAGTCCGCCACGACCAACTGGAGGTTCTCGTTCACCCGCAGTCGGTCGTACATGGCCTGGTGCAGTACCGAGACGGCTCTCTGCTCGCGCAGATGGGCGCCCCGGACATGCGCACGCCGATCGCTCACTGCCTCGCCTTTCCGCAGCGCATGGCCGTGCCGGTGCGGCGCCTCGATCTCGCAAGTCTTGGAACGCTGACCTTCGAGCGCCCGGATACGGCCCGCTTTCCGGCTCTGCGGCTCGCGCTGGAGGCGATGCGGGCAGGGGGCGGCGCCCCGGCAGCGCTCAACGCAGCTGACGAGGAGGCGGTGGCCGCCTTCCTCGCCGGCCGGCTCGGTTTCCTCGACATCGCCGCGGTGGTGGAGGAGGTGCTCGGACGGCTCGAGGGGCAGGGGCAACTCGGCCGGCCCGAGTCGATCCCGGTGGCGCTCGACGTCGACCGCGCGGCGCGGGCCGCGGCGCGCGAGGCGATTGCGCGGCGCCAGCGCTGAAAGCGCTTGCGCCGGAGCACCGCTCGGCCCATGAATTGGCCACGATCTTGACAGACGCTACCGGCTGGTGGGCGGTGGCGGCAATCGATGCGGGTGACCGCGCGGGCTTTGCCGGGCCACGGGCTCCTGTGGCAGGATGATATCATGGATCTTTTCTCCTCGCTGTTTTCCGTCCTCG from Polymorphum gilvum SL003B-26A1 carries:
- a CDS encoding phosphatidate cytidylyltransferase; this encodes MAGDQTSPEPAGRPASDLRLRVLSALVLGPAALAIAYLGGPIFAALVLAGGILFLREWLVIVGETPAGRAALAGYAVVAATAVLAYYGEAVAAVAVTLAAGLLLYGLSGVRPLGRWSAEGLLYAGLAVVALIVERQGVQGDFFVLYLIAVVWTTDIAAYFVGRSVGGPRLWPRVSPKKTWAGAIGGLVLGAGAGAGLALVFGRADILHWLALAVFLSAVSQGGDLLESAVKRRFGVKDSGALIPGHGGLMDRVDGLVAAAIAAAVLGLLLGGAPADPIAGIGLT
- the tsf gene encoding translation elongation factor Ts gives rise to the protein MSITAAMVKDLREKTGAGMMDCKTALSETGGDMEAAIDWLRTKGLAKAAKKAGRVAAEGLVGVASEGSKAAVIELNSETDFVARNEGFQKLVRDVASVAVSSEGGLDALASAPYPGSGKTVDEAIKDAIATIGENMTLRRAAALSVSAGVVATYVHSAVSEGLGKIGVLVALESSGDADKLNGLGRQIAMHIAATSPLALNVDELDPAVVERERSVFTEQARESGKPDNIIEKMVEGRIRKFYEEVTLVKQAFVIDPDKTVEQAVEALAKELGTPVKLVGFVRFALGEGIEKEETDFAAEVAAATGQ
- the pyrH gene encoding UMP kinase, with translation MTEPLRWRRILLKLSGEALMGSQPFGIDPAVVERISVEIADAVKLGAQVGVVVGGGNIFRGVAVAAKGGNRVTGDHMGMLATVMNSLTLADALRRRGVPARVLSAVPVPSICETFTQRGADRYMEDGDVIVFAGGTGNPFFTTDSGAALRAAEMQCDAFLKGTQVDGVYSEDPKINPDAERYTQLSFEEVIQRNLKVMDTTAIALARDNSIPIIVFSIHTPGALVDVLQQRGRYTLVSD
- the dxr gene encoding 1-deoxy-D-xylulose-5-phosphate reductoisomerase; translated protein: MDHTTLNNTQASASPADRPLRLVILGATGSIGRSTLDIVAREPERFEVVALVADRNAAALAGLARSVRAGFAALASEDRGAELAAALAGSGIACGAGAGAVLDAVLRPADMVVAAIVGSAGLTPTFAAVAAGRTVALANKECLVCAGELFMGEARRTGATVLPVDSEHNAIFQVLETHNAAEVEKIILTASGGPFRRLSLEAMRTVTAEQALKHPNWDMGSRISIDSATLMNKGLEVIEASHLFPVRHDQLEVLVHPQSVVHGLVQYRDGSLLAQMGAPDMRTPIAHCLAFPQRMAVPVRRLDLASLGTLTFERPDTARFPALRLALEAMRAGGGAPAALNAADEEAVAAFLAGRLGFLDIAAVVEEVLGRLEGQGQLGRPESIPVALDVDRAARAAAREAIARRQR
- a CDS encoding isoprenyl transferase, translating into MTVRPDLSSETPEGCARPAGRPRHVALIMDGNGRWAQARGLPRTEGHRHGLEALRATIRRAAEVGIDYVTVFSFSSENWARPDGEVSYLMGLLRRFVQRDLSEIHQANIRVRVIGAREGLEPGIRGLLEEAETLTRANTGMTLVVAFNYGGRDELVRAVKALAEDVAQGRLRPEAITEDDISRRLDTAGIPDPDLIIRTSGELRLSNFLLWQAAYTEFYFSPVLWPDFDAAAFDDALTAFAERDRRYGGLSAKIR
- the frr gene encoding ribosome recycling factor — encoded protein: MPVDGVDLGDLERRMQGALSVLKTELAGLRTGRASSSMMDAIVVNAYGQSMPINQVATVSVPEPRMVAVQVWDKSMVGAVERAIRESNLGLNPVVDGQLLRLPIPELNQERRQELIKVAHKYAEQAKVAIRHVRRDGMDMIKKLEKDGAISQDDSRVAADDVQKLTDREIAEVDSMLEKKQQEISQV